TCCGGATGGGAGGAGAGATGCATGAGCTTGCAGGAGCGAAGCGCCAAAGCATTGCTGCATGATCCGGCACGACCGGCGATCGAATATGAAGGGCGCTGGCATGATTGGGGTGCGGTCGCCCGGACCGCCCGCGCCTTGCAGGCGGCGCTTTCAGCCGGTGGCGTTCGCGATGGCGCGCCCATCGCTTTCGTGCCCCGCAATCGTCCCGAAGCGCTGGCCGCCCTGCTCGGACTTGTCGCGCAAGGACGGACGATCCGCATGATCTATGCCTTCCAGGCTCCAGTCGGCATTGCTCGGAACCTGGCGGAGCGGGAAGCGGCAGCCCTTGTCGCTTCTGCAGAGGATTTGGCCCCGGAGGTTCTGGAAGCGGCAGCGCATAGGGAGATGGCAGTGGTTGCGCTGGACGGGATGGCGGTTCGCCTCCTGCAACCCGCGGGCGCCCCTGGATGCAAGCCTGGATCGACTGAACCACAGATCGAGATATTGACCAGCGGCACCACCGGCCCACCCAAATCCTTCGCCCTGCCGTACAGCTTGCTGGAAACCCATTTCCTGGGCAGCCCCCTGACGGAACGGGAGGGGGAGGATGCACGCACTGCTCCGCCCTTCCTGCTTTATTTCCCGATCGGCAATATCTCCGGCCTCTATTCGACGCTGCCCATGCTGATCCGCGGCCAGCGCATGGTGCTGCTCGAACGCTTCACCTTGCCGGCCTGGCGCCAGTATCTCAACCGTTACCGTCCGACCCATGCAGGCCTGCCGCCTTCCTACATCCGGGCCGTGCTCGATGCGCAGGTCCCGGTCGAGGAACTGGCGTCGCTACGCACAATCGGCACGGGCGCGGCGCCGCTCGATTCCGATGTGCAGCAAGCGTTCGAAGCGCGTTACGCCATCCCCATCCTGCTGTCCTATGGCGCAACGGAATTTGCCGGACCGGTCGCGATGATGACGCCGGCCCTGCACGCGGAGTGGGGCGAAAGGAAGCGCGGTACGGTCGGGCGCGCGATGCCCGGCGCACAGCTACGGATCGTGGATGCGGAAAGTGGCTCGATCATGCCTTTCGACAGCCCTGGCCTGCTGGAGGTGATTTCGCCCCGGATCGGGCCGGGCTGGATTCGCACATCGGATGTCGCGCGAATCGACAAGGATGGCTTTCTATTCCTGATGGGCCGGGCGGATGGTGCAATCATGCGTGGCGGTTTCAAGCTGCTGCCCGAAGCGATCGAACGGGTTTTGATGCAGCATCCCGATATTGCCGAAGCCGCCGTCACGGGCATCGATGACGACCGCCTGGGACAAGTTCCGGCCGCAGCGATTCGCCTGGCGCCAGGAGTGTCCCCACCCGACCTTGCCATGCTGGAGGCGCACGTCCGCGCCCATCTGCTTGCGCCCCATGTGCCGGCCAAATGGCTGTTCTGCGAGGAGTTTCCGCGCACGCCCTCGCTCAAGACAGATCGTCAGGCGCTCCGTCGACTCTTTCTGGAGGAGGTTATTATATAATTGAAATAGATAGATATTTCTCAAATAAACGAGAGTATCTCATTTTTTATTGACAGCTTCTCCGCGTTAGTGAACAACTATGTTCATAAACCGAAGGAGAGGACCATGGCTCAAGTCGAGTCCAACAAGGCTAAGATCGCGAAGCGCGTCATCGAAGTGCTAGAATTCTTCGATGAAAATCATCCGCAGGCCACGGTGATGGACATTGTCCGTCGTTTTGACCGACCCCAGTCCAGCACGTCCGAATTGCTGTCGAGCCTGGTCGATCTGGGCCTTCTGCATAAGGACCCTTGCTCGCGTTCCTATTCCCCCACGCCGCGTGCCGCGATGCTGGCAGCAGCCGTCCAGCCGCGACTGGTGCGTGACGGCGTTCTGACGGGACTGATCGACCGGTTGTCGGCCCAGACGGGTCTGGGCGTTGCCGTGTTCGGCATGGTCGGGCTGAAGGTTCAGGTGTTCAACTGGCGCGCCGGCAAGCGCAGCTTCCGCACCGCCGGGCCGGGCTTTTGCGGTGGACAGCAGGATTATCTGTCCGATTCCGCAGCGGGCTGGCTGATGCTGTCGACCGTGACCGAACCGCGCCGGGGCGGCATGATCCGTCGGCTCAACGCCGAGGCAAGCGAGGATCGCAAGTTCGCAACCGTCGATATGGTCGCGCAGATCCAGCGCTGCCGTGACGAGGGTCATGCAAGCGGCAGGGCCGGGTTCGGATCGCTCGCCGACGTGACGGCAGTGCTGCTGCCCAACATGCCCGAAAGTCAGCCTCTGGCGATCGGCTTCGTTTATGAACCGTCGGACCAGATCGATGCCGATAACCTGCTGGTGACGCTCCGGGACGCCGTGCGCCGTTGTGTCGAAGAGCCTGCACCGGCATCGGTGTCCGCCCTGTTCGATGCCCGCCAGCCGCAGTTCGAGGTCAGCCATGGCTGAGGTGAAGGACAACGACAAGGAACTCGCGCAAGCCGCGCGCAAATATTGGTCGGCTGAAGGTTATACGGCCGGCGGGGTGATCCGCGAAGTCGACTATGCATCGCAATCGGGTGGGCTGCACCCCTCGCTCGCGGGCATCAAGATCGTCGATACCGACACGCATATTACCGAGGCGCCTGACCTGTTCACGTCCCGCGCGTCCGCCAAATACAAGGCGAAGGTGCCTTATGTGAAGCTGGATGCCGACGGGGTCGAGCGCTGGTATGTGGGTGATCGCAATTTCGGATCGATGGGTGGCAATGTCATCCGTGCGGACAATAACAAGCTGCTCGGCCGCCTTGCCTTCCCCAAGCTGGCGCAGGCGCACCCCGGCGGCCATCTCATCAAGGAACGGTTGCAGGCGATGGACGATATGGGCGTCCATGCCCAGATCGGCTTCCAGAATTCGGGCGTGACCCAGGCGGGATCGCTGATGTCGCTGGGCGATCCCGATCTCGCCCTCGCCATCATCCAGATCTACAATGATGCTTCGGCTGAATATCAGCAGGAGTCGGGCGACCGCATCTTCAACATGGCGCATCTCCCCTTCTGGGATCAGAAGGCGCTGGAAACGGAGGCGCGGCGTTGCGTGGACATGGGCCTGAAAGGCTTCGTTCTGCCCGACACGCCTGAGCGCGTGGGTGTGCCGAGCTTCATGCACGATTATTGGACGCCGTTCCTGGAAATGTGCGAAGCCACGGGGATGCCGCTCAACTTCCACCTCAATGCGGCGATCGACCCCAATACGCTGACCTGGGAAGGGTTTGGTTTCGAACAGACTTTGGCAGTCGTCGCGACCATGTTCTCGATCGGCAACGCGGCGACATTGGGCAACTGGATGGTGTCGGGCCGGTTGGATCAGCATCCCAAGCTCAAGATCGGCCTGATCGAAAGCGGCGCTGGTTGGGTTCCGTTCGCCATCGAAGCGCTGGAACATCAGTTCGACGAGATGCTGCCCAGCAAGAAGGGCCTGTTGAACAAGCGGCCGAAGGAATATTTCCGCGACCATTTCTGGGTCACATTCTGGTTCGAGAAGGTGGCGCCCAAGCTGCTGCTGGAAACGATCGGCGTCGACAAGGTCATGTTCGAAACCGACTTCCCACACCCGACGTCCCTCTATCCTGGCGTCCAGGAGCATGTCGTCGATGTCCTGGGCGGCTATGATTTTGGAGTGAAGAAGAAGGTTTTGCAGACCAACGCCACCGGTCTCTACAACCTACCCTTCTGATCGAAATCCGGAGCGCTCCCGCCTTGCTGCGGGAGCGCTTCTTCCTCAACCTTCCGATGGACGAGGTTGATAGGTTGCGCCATCGAAATGGTCGAGCGGCTCCATCTGCGCTGCGCTGAAATCGATCACGCGCCCAACCCGCAGGGCGTTCACGGCATTTTCTGGCTGAAACGTGAAACAGTTGGGCGGCACCCGGCTGGCGGTGGACTGGCGTTCCATGGGGATCAGCCGGCCATTGGCGAGGATGGTCCCCCATTGGAGAAGCCGCGCGGCTTCCCGTTGCGGTTCGTCGAGCGCATCGATCCAGCCCCGCAATTTCATCAGCGAGAAATCCGCGATTTCGACGGGTTCAGTCATGACATGGCCGCGATGCGCAATCTGAAGGATCGGAATGCCATCGCGTCGAATCTCCGCCACGGCCAGGCCATCGACCGGATCACAAGCCAGAATCTCATAGCGGGTCGGGGCGATATCGCCGGCATGGGCCGCCGCCAGCAGCACCAGATCATGCAGATGCGTGCAGTTGGCCTTTTTCTCGCCTCGCCCCGCAATGTCGCCCGGCGCCACGCCGGTAAAGGTCGCCTGCAACACAGCGGGAGCACCCGGACAACTGGTCCAGGGCACGCGCTCCATGACCGAGTCCACGGCGGACACGACCGCGCCGTCATGATGCAGGGTGACGGCCATGCTGTGATAATCATCCTCGACGGCGGCAGTCACCTGCCCGGCCGTGGGCGTCACCAGGAAGCGACGGCGAAAGCCTGGCAGCACATCGAGCATGGCGCTATCCATCGCTCCTAATCCTTCGCCAGCAACAGCGCGGCCGCCATCGGCCCGCCACCGGAAGTGGCGACCGCGACCCTGGGATCGCCGGCAATCTGCCGCGCCCCGCCCTCTCCGCGAAGCTGTACCACGGCCTCATAAGCGAAGCCGAACCCGTGCAGACGCCCCCAGCCGAGCTGCCCGCCCCCGGTATTCATCGGCAATTCGCCGTCCAGGGCGATACGCTTGCCCCCCTCCAGGAACTGGCCACCTTCACCGATGCCGCAAAAGCCCAGCCCTTCCAGCCAGGTGATCGGCTGGAAGGCGAAGCCGTCATAGAGTTGGACGGTATCCACATCCTTGGCCGCATAGTCCGTGTTGGCCCAAAGGTCGCGGCCGGTGGGATAGGCGCCAGCCCATTCCGCCTGATCCCAGCTATAGCGTTCGACCGACCCGGCGCTTGCGGCAATGCGGACCGGCACGGCTTTCACTTCATCCAGCGCATCGCCGGCGGAGACAATGATAACCGTGGATGCATCGGTGAACCGGTCACAATCATAGAGGCAAAAGGGTGTGCTGATCAGACGCGTAGCCATGTAACGATCCATCGTCAGCGGCTCGCGGACGATCGCGCGGGGATTGCGGGCGGCATTGGCATGATCGTTAAGCGCGACCTGCGCCAATTGCTCGCGGGTCAGGCCATATCGCTTCATGTGACGCATCGCGAACTGCGCCGTCCAGTTCGCTGCGGAAAAGGCGCCGAAGGGGGACACCCATTGCGAGCTGCCCGAAACATCCTTGCGCCGTTCCAGCGGCGGAAATTCTTCCGGCCGGGCAAGGGCGGCCGCTTCATATACGGTACGAAAACAGAGGACATGGCGGGCCAGGCCTGCCTTCACCGCATTTGCGGCCTCCGTAATGGCCCCCAACTGCGCGGTCGCTTCGGCAGCCCCGATATGCCATCTGGTCTTCAGGCCGAGCACTTCGATCAGATCGTCGGCACTGACCGGCGAGAAGCCGAGGAAGCTCTGCATCTTGCCCGGATAGGTGGCGACACCATCGATTTGATCGAGCGTGAGACCGGCATCGGCAACCGCTTCGCGAACCGCATCGACCGTTAAGCCGAGGGGCGATCGGGTGAGACGCACGCCGACTTCGGACATGCCGATGCCGCTGATATAGGCTTCGCGCGCCATGGCTCAGTCAACCTTCTCGAACAGGGGATACCAGATGCCGTCCTGCTCCTCAAAAAGGACATGGACCCGATCATCAATGTCGACCGTATCGACCGGACAGTTGACGATGTTGGTCGTCAGATAGACCCCCGCCGCATCGTCCAGCCTTACCCGCGCGATGACGAACGGCACCTCCATATCCTTTGCCCAGGCCTGATGGTTCACCGTATAGGTGTCGACCGTGCCGGTGCCGGCTACCGCATGGGGGGCGACATTCTCCGATTGGCAATGACGACAGATTTCGCGTGGCGGATGCGTGAACTGACCGCAATCGCCACATCGGGTGATATGGAGCCGTCCTTCCGCTCCGCCAGTCCAGAAGGCGCGATTATCGCTATCGAGCCGGGGGCGGGAACGCTGCCACGCCATGTCAGTCGGCCCGGATTAGGGTGAGGCTTTCCAGCCCGATCACCGGGGCGGGCTTTGACACGACGGGGCTGAGGGCGGCATGAACCATGATGTTTCCGGTAATCCTGCTTGTTGTTTTGGCCGGTGTCGCCTGCCCGGCGAAGGAACGCAAACGGCTTGGCGCGACGCCGTCGAGATACCGCAGGGACGATTGCCACAAACGCCCGTCCTCTTGCGTATCGTGGCGGCGATTGAGCGCAGAGGCGAGTTGATCGCCATCCCAATCTCCTTTCTAAGGATGGCAAGTATCGCTGGAGAGGCGCCATGAAATCCGCATCGACGGGGCGGCGTGCGCGGACAATGTCCGTTGCCCGGTCGCACCCCTATCCGGGACGAATGATCCGCGCCGAAGAGGATGATGGCGTCATTGACGGGCGAGCGGCGGCCAAAGCCTGAAAAAACTTATTGGAGACCGGGATGAGCGACATGTTGGGCTATAAGGGCAAGCGGGTAATCGTGAGCGGCTGCTTCTCCGGCATGGGGGAAGCAACGGCGAAGTTGCTGCTTGATCTGGGCGCCGAGGTGCATGGTCTCGATTATAAGGACAGCAGCCTGCCGCTCGCCTCCTTCCACAATGTCGACCTGCGCGACCCAGCCTCGATCGACGCGGCCGTGGCGGGCATCGGCGGCAAGGTCGACGCGCTCTTCAACTGCGCGGGCCTGCCGCAGTCCTTCCCGCCCATGGATGTCATTAAGGTGAATTTCATCGGCCTGCGCCACCTGACCGAGCAGGTGCTGCCTCTGATGAGAGCGGGCGGCGCGATCGCGAGCATCGCGTCCACGGGCGGCCTCGGCTGGAGCCGCCGCATTCCCACCAATATGGAATTCGTCACGACCAAAGGTTTCGGCCCGGCCATCGCCTGGTGCGAGGCGAATATGGAAACGGTTCGGGAAGGCTACAGCTTCTCCAAGGAAAATGTGATCGTGTGGACCCAATATATGGGCGCACATCTCATCAAGCAGGGCATCCGTATCAACTGCACCCTGCCCTCGCCCACCCAGACGCCGATGATGGCCGCTTTCGAGGCGACATCGGGCAAGGAGGTGGTGGCCGCCGCCGCTGAACCGATGGGACGTTATTCCACGCCGGAAGAACAGGCCGCCGGCCTGATCCTCATCAACAGCGACCTAGCGAGTATCGTCAACGGTGTCGTCTTCCCGGTCGACGGCGGCTTCATGGGTGGGGTGGCGACAGGTCAGGTCGACCTCAGCGTCATGATGCGCCGCGCCGCGCCTGCGCAATAAGCCGGAGCATCGCGATATGAATTTCGACCTGACCGACGATCAGGAGATGATGCGGGACATGTTCGCCCGTTTCCTGGATGAACAGAGCAGCATGGCGCGCGTGCGCGCTGCGGCCCCGTCCGGCTTCGATCCCACTTTGTGGCAGGGACTGGCCGATCTGGGCGCGCTGTCGATCCGGGTGCCGGAAGAGGCGGGCGGCCTGGGACTGGGCCTGTTCGACGCCGCGCTGTTGATGGAGGAGGCAGGCCGTACGCTGGCCTCCGGTCCGCTGGCGGAAGCTCTGGTCAGTGCGCGCCTTCTGGCGCAACTGGGGGGCGACCACGCTGCCGGCTTGCTGGACCAGGTGATGACGGGCAAGGCCATCGCCAGCCTCGCCTTTGAAGATGTGGCGGTTCAGCCGGTGCAATGGATCGGCGGCGGGCAGGTGGCGCAGGCGGTGATCGCGCGGCGCGGCGCGGACATCATCCTGGTCGAGGTGCCAGAGGAAGCGCGCAGGGTCGAAGAAAATCTGGCGTCCACGCCACTGGCCGAGATCGACCTGGGCGTCCTGCCCCATGTCATGCTGGCAAGGGGAGAAGGCGCGCGGACGATCTTCGCGCAGGGCGTGGAGGAATGGAAGCTGCTGATCGCCGCCGGCCTTGCCGGGATCGGGCGGCAGGCGCTCAAACTCGCGGCTGCCTATGCCTGCGAACGCAAGCAGTTCGACCAGTATATCGGCCAGTTCCAGGGCATTTCCCATCCGCTCGCGGATCTGCTTTGCGACGTCGATGGCGGCAAGCTCCTGGTATGGAAGGCGATCCGCGACCTCGCCGATGGCCAGCCGCAGGCCGGCGCGGCCATATCCATCGCCGCCTGGTGGAATACCGACGCCGCGGCCCGCGCCGTGGCGCAGGCGCTGCACACATTCGGAGGCTATGGCCTCACTACCGAATATGACATCTTCCTCTTCAACCTGCGCGCCAAGGCATGGCCGCTGTTGCTGGGCGACCCCCAGCGCCTGATCGAGGAAGCGGGCCGTCGGCTCTATGGCGGCGAAGACGCCGCGCTGCCGGAGGCGGGCGGCGTGCCGATCGACTTCGATCTTGGACCGGACGCGCGGATCATCACGCAGGAGATCAACGATTTCTTCGCCGCTCACGTCACGCCGGACATGCGCGAGACGTTCCATTATAGCTGGGAAGGCTATAATCCCGCATTGAACCGCAAGCTGGCGGCGCAGAATCTCCTCTATCTGGGGTTGCCGGCCGATGTCGGCGGGCGTGGCTTGTCCGCCTATGAGAAGACGGCGGCAATGGATGCATTCGAAGCGCAGGGATATAATAATCCCGCCGCCAATGTGACCCAGATGGTGGCGCTCATCATCCATCGCTTCGGCAGCGAAGAGTTGAAGAACGCCATATTGCCGGAGATCATGGGTGGCGAGGTGATCTGTTCGCTGGGCTATTCGGAGCCGGGATCGGGTTCCGACGTCTTCGCTGCGCAATGCCGCGCAACGCAGGAGCCGGACGGCAGTTGGCGGATCGACGGCACCAAGATGTTCACCAGTGGCGCCAATCTGGCCACCTATGTCCTGATGCTGTGCCGCACCAACCCGAATGTGCCCAAGCACAAGGGCCTCACCATGTTCATCGTGCCGTTGAAGGCCGATGGGGTCACGATCCAGCCCGTCCACACTTTCCAGGATGAGCGGACCAACATCACTTTCTATGATGGCGTACGCATTGCCGACAGTTGGCGGCTGGGTGATGTCGATGGCGGCGTCCGCACGATGAGCGCCAGTCTGGAACTGGAACATGGCGGAGGCTTTGCGAAATATCAGCGCGCAATGCTGCAAGCCGCGGAAAGCCTGTGTCACGAGATTCAACGCAATGGCCGGTCGTTGGTCGAGGATACCGGCGCTCAGGTCCGTCTGGCGCGGACCACCGCCAATCTTTGGGTGTCGGAGCTTATCACGTACCGGTCGCAATGGGCGATCGCCGAGAAGAAACCCAACCATGCCTATGGCCCCATGGCCAAGATGTTCAGTTCCGAGAAGTTCCAGAGCGACGCGCGCGATCTGCTGGATCTGACGGCCCCATTGTCGCTATCAAAGCGCAGAGGCCCGGCCGCCGAGATCAACCAATTTTATCGCCACGCGCAGGGAGCAACCATTTATGGCGGGACAAGCGAAGTCCATCGCAGCATGATCGCCGAGCGTGCGCTGGGTCTGCCGCGTACGCGCGCCTGAGGATCATGCCATGAGCGAAGCACCGCATCTGTTGACCCAGGAGCAGGACGGCATCCTGATCGTCACGCTCAACCGGCCGGACAAGCTCAACGCCCTGTCCGGCGAAACCATGGCGCTGTTCGAAACCGCCCTGTTGCGCTTTCGCGACACGCCCGACCTGCGGGTCATGCTGGTTCGCGCGACCGGACGCTATTTTTCCGCCGGCGCCGACCTCAAGAGCGGTGATGCGCCAGCCTATCCGCGCACGCCGACCGGCATCCGCGAAAATCACCGCCTCAACCTCCATGGGATGCACCGCATCTATGACGAGATGGAGCATATCGAAAAACCGATCGTCTGCGCCATCCATGCAACCTGCGTTGGCGGCGGGCTGGAAATGGCGCTGTCCTGCGATTTCCGGCTGGCGGCGAAGAACGCGGCCTTTTCCTTTCCCGAAGGGCTGTTCGGTGTATTGCCAGCCTCCAACGGTGTCAGCCGATTGACGCGCATCTGCGGTCCGCATTGGGCGCGGTGGCTCATCATGGGCAACCAGAAGGCCGACGCCGATCGCGCTCTCATCATGGGGCTGGTCCATGACGTACTGCCGGACGAGGAGTTTGATGAGGCGGCGCTCGCCTTCTGCCAGCACCTTACCCGGCAGAATCCTGAACAGATGGGCGCGGCCAAGATCGCCATCGAACTGGCCAATGAGGTCGGTCCCTCCATGGGCCGGCATGTCGAGCGGATGGCGAACAGCGCCTTGATGCTCAACCCCGCGTATCTGGAAGGCATGGAACGCTATGTGAAGGGTGTCGGCGGGAAGAAGACATAGGGATTGCCGCCTTCATCCTCCGCGCGATTACCAAATTGCAGCGCGTTGATCTTCGGCAAGGAACATGGGATCGCCTGGCTTGACGGCAAAAGCGGCATAAAAGGCCGGCAGATGCACAACGATGCCATTCACGCGATAGCGTTCAGGGGGGTGCGGGTTTGTCTTGATGAGTGACAGCATGGCTTCGTCGCGCCGCTTGCCCATATAGCTTTGCGCATAGCCGAGGAAGAAACGCTGCGCGCCGGTCAACCCGTCGATGACCGGCGGCGTACGTCCCTGTAGAGTCCTGAGATAGGCCTGCCAAGCGATGGAAAGGCCCGCCAGGTCCGCGATATTCTCGGACAGCACCAGCCGGCCATCGACATGCTCGCCGGGCAAGGGTTCGAACCCGTCAAACTGCCGCACCAGCAACGCCGTTCGCGCGGCATATCGGACATGATCGGCCGGAGTCCACCAATCGCGCAAATTGCCCGCCGCATCGAACCGGCTGCCACGATTGTCAAAGCCGTGGCTCATTTCATGCCCGATCGTCGCACCCGTCGATCCGTAATTGAAGGCATCATCCGCTTCAGGATCGAACAATGGCGGCTGGAGAATGGCTGCGGGAAAGGCGATTTCATTGGTCTGTGGCGAATAATAGGCGTCGGGCGTCGACACCGTCATCTGCCACTCTTCCCGATCGACGAGCGCCCCGACGCGGCGATGCTGGCGGTCATAGTCGAACTGCTGCGCCCGGAGTATATTGCCGATCAGGTCATCCGGTCGGATGGTCAGGGCGGAATAGTCGCGCCAACCCTTGGGATAGCCGATTTTCACGTTCATGGCGGCCAGTTTGGCGAGGGCCTGCACCTTGGTCGCCGGGTCCATCCAATCGAGCGCCTGAATATGATCGCGATAGGCCGCGAACAAATTATCGACCAGCAGATCGGCATTCGCCTTGGCCTGCG
The window above is part of the Sphingobium sp. BYY-5 genome. Proteins encoded here:
- a CDS encoding fatty acid--CoA ligase family protein → MSLQERSAKALLHDPARPAIEYEGRWHDWGAVARTARALQAALSAGGVRDGAPIAFVPRNRPEALAALLGLVAQGRTIRMIYAFQAPVGIARNLAEREAAALVASAEDLAPEVLEAAAHREMAVVALDGMAVRLLQPAGAPGCKPGSTEPQIEILTSGTTGPPKSFALPYSLLETHFLGSPLTEREGEDARTAPPFLLYFPIGNISGLYSTLPMLIRGQRMVLLERFTLPAWRQYLNRYRPTHAGLPPSYIRAVLDAQVPVEELASLRTIGTGAAPLDSDVQQAFEARYAIPILLSYGATEFAGPVAMMTPALHAEWGERKRGTVGRAMPGAQLRIVDAESGSIMPFDSPGLLEVISPRIGPGWIRTSDVARIDKDGFLFLMGRADGAIMRGGFKLLPEAIERVLMQHPDIAEAAVTGIDDDRLGQVPAAAIRLAPGVSPPDLAMLEAHVRAHLLAPHVPAKWLFCEEFPRTPSLKTDRQALRRLFLEEVII
- a CDS encoding OB-fold domain-containing protein, coding for MAWQRSRPRLDSDNRAFWTGGAEGRLHITRCGDCGQFTHPPREICRHCQSENVAPHAVAGTGTVDTYTVNHQAWAKDMEVPFVIARVRLDDAAGVYLTTNIVNCPVDTVDIDDRVHVLFEEQDGIWYPLFEKVD
- a CDS encoding enoyl-CoA hydratase/isomerase family protein produces the protein MSEAPHLLTQEQDGILIVTLNRPDKLNALSGETMALFETALLRFRDTPDLRVMLVRATGRYFSAGADLKSGDAPAYPRTPTGIRENHRLNLHGMHRIYDEMEHIEKPIVCAIHATCVGGGLEMALSCDFRLAAKNAAFSFPEGLFGVLPASNGVSRLTRICGPHWARWLIMGNQKADADRALIMGLVHDVLPDEEFDEAALAFCQHLTRQNPEQMGAAKIAIELANEVGPSMGRHVERMANSALMLNPAYLEGMERYVKGVGGKKT
- a CDS encoding coniferyl-alcohol dehydrogenase, translating into MSDMLGYKGKRVIVSGCFSGMGEATAKLLLDLGAEVHGLDYKDSSLPLASFHNVDLRDPASIDAAVAGIGGKVDALFNCAGLPQSFPPMDVIKVNFIGLRHLTEQVLPLMRAGGAIASIASTGGLGWSRRIPTNMEFVTTKGFGPAIAWCEANMETVREGYSFSKENVIVWTQYMGAHLIKQGIRINCTLPSPTQTPMMAAFEATSGKEVVAAAAEPMGRYSTPEEQAAGLILINSDLASIVNGVVFPVDGGFMGGVATGQVDLSVMMRRAAPAQ
- a CDS encoding DUF2889 domain-containing protein; protein product: MDSAMLDVLPGFRRRFLVTPTAGQVTAAVEDDYHSMAVTLHHDGAVVSAVDSVMERVPWTSCPGAPAVLQATFTGVAPGDIAGRGEKKANCTHLHDLVLLAAAHAGDIAPTRYEILACDPVDGLAVAEIRRDGIPILQIAHRGHVMTEPVEIADFSLMKLRGWIDALDEPQREAARLLQWGTILANGRLIPMERQSTASRVPPNCFTFQPENAVNALRVGRVIDFSAAQMEPLDHFDGATYQPRPSEG
- a CDS encoding thiolase family protein yields the protein MAREAYISGIGMSEVGVRLTRSPLGLTVDAVREAVADAGLTLDQIDGVATYPGKMQSFLGFSPVSADDLIEVLGLKTRWHIGAAEATAQLGAITEAANAVKAGLARHVLCFRTVYEAAALARPEEFPPLERRKDVSGSSQWVSPFGAFSAANWTAQFAMRHMKRYGLTREQLAQVALNDHANAARNPRAIVREPLTMDRYMATRLISTPFCLYDCDRFTDASTVIIVSAGDALDEVKAVPVRIAASAGSVERYSWDQAEWAGAYPTGRDLWANTDYAAKDVDTVQLYDGFAFQPITWLEGLGFCGIGEGGQFLEGGKRIALDGELPMNTGGGQLGWGRLHGFGFAYEAVVQLRGEGGARQIAGDPRVAVATSGGGPMAAALLLAKD
- a CDS encoding acyl-CoA dehydrogenase, encoding MNFDLTDDQEMMRDMFARFLDEQSSMARVRAAAPSGFDPTLWQGLADLGALSIRVPEEAGGLGLGLFDAALLMEEAGRTLASGPLAEALVSARLLAQLGGDHAAGLLDQVMTGKAIASLAFEDVAVQPVQWIGGGQVAQAVIARRGADIILVEVPEEARRVEENLASTPLAEIDLGVLPHVMLARGEGARTIFAQGVEEWKLLIAAGLAGIGRQALKLAAAYACERKQFDQYIGQFQGISHPLADLLCDVDGGKLLVWKAIRDLADGQPQAGAAISIAAWWNTDAAARAVAQALHTFGGYGLTTEYDIFLFNLRAKAWPLLLGDPQRLIEEAGRRLYGGEDAALPEAGGVPIDFDLGPDARIITQEINDFFAAHVTPDMRETFHYSWEGYNPALNRKLAAQNLLYLGLPADVGGRGLSAYEKTAAMDAFEAQGYNNPAANVTQMVALIIHRFGSEELKNAILPEIMGGEVICSLGYSEPGSGSDVFAAQCRATQEPDGSWRIDGTKMFTSGANLATYVLMLCRTNPNVPKHKGLTMFIVPLKADGVTIQPVHTFQDERTNITFYDGVRIADSWRLGDVDGGVRTMSASLELEHGGGFAKYQRAMLQAAESLCHEIQRNGRSLVEDTGAQVRLARTTANLWVSELITYRSQWAIAEKKPNHAYGPMAKMFSSEKFQSDARDLLDLTAPLSLSKRRGPAAEINQFYRHAQGATIYGGTSEVHRSMIAERALGLPRTRA
- a CDS encoding amidohydrolase family protein, with the translated sequence MAEVKDNDKELAQAARKYWSAEGYTAGGVIREVDYASQSGGLHPSLAGIKIVDTDTHITEAPDLFTSRASAKYKAKVPYVKLDADGVERWYVGDRNFGSMGGNVIRADNNKLLGRLAFPKLAQAHPGGHLIKERLQAMDDMGVHAQIGFQNSGVTQAGSLMSLGDPDLALAIIQIYNDASAEYQQESGDRIFNMAHLPFWDQKALETEARRCVDMGLKGFVLPDTPERVGVPSFMHDYWTPFLEMCEATGMPLNFHLNAAIDPNTLTWEGFGFEQTLAVVATMFSIGNAATLGNWMVSGRLDQHPKLKIGLIESGAGWVPFAIEALEHQFDEMLPSKKGLLNKRPKEYFRDHFWVTFWFEKVAPKLLLETIGVDKVMFETDFPHPTSLYPGVQEHVVDVLGGYDFGVKKKVLQTNATGLYNLPF
- a CDS encoding helix-turn-helix domain-containing protein, which gives rise to MAQVESNKAKIAKRVIEVLEFFDENHPQATVMDIVRRFDRPQSSTSELLSSLVDLGLLHKDPCSRSYSPTPRAAMLAAAVQPRLVRDGVLTGLIDRLSAQTGLGVAVFGMVGLKVQVFNWRAGKRSFRTAGPGFCGGQQDYLSDSAAGWLMLSTVTEPRRGGMIRRLNAEASEDRKFATVDMVAQIQRCRDEGHASGRAGFGSLADVTAVLLPNMPESQPLAIGFVYEPSDQIDADNLLVTLRDAVRRCVEEPAPASVSALFDARQPQFEVSHG